Genomic window (Juglans microcarpa x Juglans regia isolate MS1-56 chromosome 2S, Jm3101_v1.0, whole genome shotgun sequence):
gccaaaaagttttaaaaagctGTAAAGATGACGAAACAGAATGTGCTAGCCTCTGATACCAAATCTAGTGTCAACCTGGCAATTACTATGGCCATGTCGGAACCGTCCATTTTCACGGCAGCAACGGCCGGGGGATACATTTCCATTTCAAGTGCTTGGGTTGACTCGATGAGAGCTTGTTCTCCTACCCGTATCAGACCCACGCCTTCTTTGGCCGACCATGACCAGAGTTCTTGGATTGTGAGTCATAACATTTCTCAAAGGAaaaagctgttttttttttttttttttccctttatttgGTGGTTTTGTTAGGTTTCAGAATGATGGATCTGACTTTTGCTGTATTAATTGTTGTTCGAAAACAGGATCACCATCCATCGGCCTTGGACATGTTTGAGCAAATCATTGATGCCTCAAAGGGAAAGAAGATAGTGATGTTTCTGGACTATGACGGCACACTCTCTCCGATAGTCGACGACCCGGATCGAGCTTTCATGTCTGATGCGGTTAGTTCTTCTCATCTTTCATCTTAATTTTATCTGCCCACAACTTTCAGAAGTGATTAAGCTTTGTCTTCTTTCTTCGTACAACTCAGATGAGAAAGACGGTGAGAAAACTTGCGAACTGTTTTCCCACTGCCATTGTGAGTGGGAGGTGCAGAGATAAGGTACATTTTTCAAGTTGTTTGATTCTTTTATGTTCTCCTTGTCATACTATTTCGCTTGTTTAGCTTTAAATTACTTCTTCGGAAGATAAATTCGATAGCTTTTGAGTTAAAGAGCATTGTTGTTGTATAAACTGTAGGTGTATAGCTTCGTACGGTTAGCGGAGTTGTACTATGCCGGAAGCCATGGCATGGACATTAAAGGACCGGCAAAAGGCTCCAAATACAAGAAAGTGAGTGAGCTGAAGCTATTTTTGTACTTCCTCTGATATCTTATACTCTCCATACTTTTTGTCCAAATGAGGAGAAAAAGCAGACGCTGATTGAATTTTTCTAacaattttctatattttcatcTTTACGATATACAGGCCGGTAGTAGTGGTCGTGCTGTTCAGTTCCAACCCGCCAGTAAATTTCTTCCGATGATTAACGAGGTTTATGTTCTTTGCAAATCTCACATATGATTTATATGGGTACAACCCTACAAAGAACAGAATCAGGAGGAGTTAGCTGatcatttcaaacatgaatTCTCAGGTTTACAAGCAGTTGGTGGAGAAAACTAAAGCAACTCCGGGGGCTCAAGTGGAGCACAATAAGTTCTGTGTCTCTGTTCATTTTCGACGTGTCGAGGAAaaggtatatatattacaaaagtcACAGTCACAATCACAATCAGCAGTACTATTGCCATGGTTGTTTTTAGTACATGTTTTGTCTACGTACATGATCATCTTACTTAATGAGTGCATGAAAATACAGAAATGGAATGAACTGGCCCAACAAGTTAGATCAGTACTGAAAGAGTACCCAAAGCTTCGACTAACTCAAGGAAGAAAGGTATGAGAGACGGCTCTGATAATGAccttaaatcttaattattattagtcTGTCGATATcccttttaattaataaatattttggtTTTTGCATAATAATACAGGTGCTAGAAATCCGTCCTACCATAAAATGGGACAAGGGGAAGGCTCTAGAATTTTTGTTAGAGTCTCTTGGTGAGTTTTAATTTCAAC
Coding sequences:
- the LOC121251448 gene encoding probable trehalose-phosphate phosphatase H, with the translated sequence MTKQNVLASDTKSSVNLAITMAMSEPSIFTAATAGGYISISSAWVDSMRACSPTRIRPTPSLADHDQSSWIDHHPSALDMFEQIIDASKGKKIVMFLDYDGTLSPIVDDPDRAFMSDAMRKTVRKLANCFPTAIVSGRCRDKVYSFVRLAELYYAGSHGMDIKGPAKGSKYKKAGSSGRAVQFQPASKFLPMINEVYKQLVEKTKATPGAQVEHNKFCVSVHFRRVEEKKWNELAQQVRSVLKEYPKLRLTQGRKVLEIRPTIKWDKGKALEFLLESLGFANCADVFPVYIGDDRTDEDAFKILREKGQGFGILVSKFPKETSASYSLQEPDEVMDFLKRLVQWKRPSLRAQF